One window of Psychrobacillus sp. FSL H8-0483 genomic DNA carries:
- a CDS encoding hexose kinase, with amino-acid sequence MILTITLNPAVDISYKLEHFFLDTVNRVDHVSKTAGGKGLNVARVLQLLDEDVAASGFLGGSLGGFIRTQIESLGIQDFFVQIADETRNCIAVIHEGKQTEILESGPVIVDKEAMLFLEKFTDYVHLADIVTLSGSLPKGLTADFYVEMVKISTQNGAMVLLDSNGALLDAILTSSYKPYFIKPNEQELADLVGEQALDETQIMATLALSLFADIYWIVVTLGADGAIVKQGDTFYRARAPKIEAINPVGSGDSVVAGFAAGLARGLMDEDLIKFGLSMGVLNAMEEKTGHINVEKVEWAVEQMQVEKIKG; translated from the coding sequence ATGATTTTAACAATTACATTAAACCCAGCTGTCGACATTAGTTATAAGCTGGAACATTTCTTTTTAGATACGGTCAATCGAGTGGATCATGTGTCTAAAACAGCAGGTGGAAAAGGATTGAACGTAGCTCGAGTTTTGCAGCTGTTGGACGAAGATGTAGCTGCATCGGGATTTTTAGGTGGCAGTTTGGGTGGTTTTATCCGCACACAAATAGAGTCCTTAGGTATTCAAGACTTTTTTGTTCAAATCGCAGATGAGACGCGCAATTGTATAGCGGTAATTCATGAAGGAAAACAGACGGAGATATTAGAGAGCGGACCAGTCATAGTGGACAAGGAAGCTATGTTATTTTTAGAGAAATTCACTGATTACGTTCATCTAGCTGATATCGTGACGCTATCGGGGAGTTTACCAAAAGGACTAACCGCTGACTTCTATGTAGAAATGGTGAAAATCTCTACGCAGAATGGTGCGATGGTGTTACTCGATTCAAATGGGGCGTTGTTAGATGCGATATTAACAAGTAGTTATAAGCCTTATTTCATCAAGCCAAATGAGCAGGAACTCGCAGATTTAGTAGGTGAACAAGCTCTGGATGAAACACAAATTATGGCAACACTTGCATTATCGCTGTTTGCAGATATTTATTGGATTGTTGTAACACTTGGGGCTGATGGGGCAATTGTCAAACAGGGTGATACTTTTTACAGGGCAAGAGCACCGAAAATTGAAGCGATCAATCCAGTGGGTTCAGGAGATTCAGTTGTTGCGGGGTTTGCAGCAGGCTTGGCTCGTGGTTTAATGGATGAAGACTTGATTAAATTCGGTCTGTCTATGGGTGTACTCAATGCAATGGAAGAAAAGACAGGGCATATAAATGTAGAAAAAGTAGAGTGGGCTGTTGAACAAATGCAAGTGGAAAAAATAAAGGGATGA